In Flavivirga abyssicola, the following are encoded in one genomic region:
- the accC gene encoding acetyl-CoA carboxylase biotin carboxylase subunit, with protein sequence MFKKILIANRGEIALRVIRTCKEMGIKTVAVYSTADEESLHVKFADEAVCIGPPSSSESYLKMSNVIAAAEITNADAIHPGYGFLSENAKFSKICEEHGIKFIGASPEMIDRMGDKANAKATMKAAGVPCVPGSDGIIETFEDCEKIAVETGYPVMLKASAGGGGKGMRAVWKPEDLKDAWDSARQESKAAFGNDDMYMEKLIEEPRHIEIQIVGDSRGKACHLSERDCSVQRRHQKLTEETPSPFMTKKLRDDMGTAAVRAAEYIKYEGAGTVEFLVDKHRNFYFMEMNTRIQVEHPITEQVIDFDLIREQILVAAGVPISGKNYTPKLHSIECRINAEDPFNGFRPSPGVITTLHAPGGHGVRLDTHVYAGYAIPPNYDSMIAKLITTAQTREEAINKMKRALDEFVIEGIKTTIPFHRQLMDHPDYLAGNYTTKFMEDFVIEKETTEE encoded by the coding sequence ATGTTCAAAAAAATATTAATAGCCAATAGAGGTGAAATAGCATTACGTGTTATAAGAACCTGTAAAGAGATGGGTATCAAAACGGTAGCTGTTTATTCAACTGCTGATGAGGAAAGTTTACATGTTAAATTTGCAGATGAAGCTGTTTGTATAGGTCCACCATCAAGTAGTGAATCCTATTTAAAAATGTCTAATGTTATAGCGGCAGCAGAAATTACAAATGCTGATGCGATTCATCCAGGATATGGTTTTTTATCTGAAAATGCTAAGTTTTCAAAAATCTGTGAAGAACACGGCATAAAGTTTATAGGAGCCTCTCCAGAGATGATTGATAGAATGGGAGATAAAGCGAATGCTAAAGCGACTATGAAAGCTGCAGGTGTGCCATGTGTTCCAGGAAGTGATGGGATTATAGAGACCTTTGAAGATTGTGAAAAAATAGCTGTAGAAACAGGTTACCCAGTCATGTTAAAAGCATCTGCTGGTGGTGGTGGAAAAGGAATGCGTGCCGTGTGGAAACCAGAAGATTTAAAAGATGCATGGGATTCTGCTAGACAAGAAAGTAAAGCAGCATTTGGAAATGACGATATGTACATGGAAAAGCTTATTGAAGAGCCTAGACATATCGAAATTCAGATTGTTGGAGATTCTAGAGGTAAAGCCTGTCATTTATCAGAAAGAGACTGTTCCGTACAACGTCGTCATCAAAAACTAACAGAAGAAACACCATCTCCCTTCATGACAAAAAAACTTCGTGATGATATGGGAACAGCAGCTGTTAGAGCTGCAGAATATATTAAATACGAAGGCGCAGGGACTGTAGAGTTTCTGGTAGACAAACATCGTAATTTCTATTTTATGGAAATGAATACACGTATTCAGGTAGAGCACCCTATTACGGAACAAGTAATAGATTTCGATCTAATTCGTGAACAAATTTTGGTAGCTGCTGGGGTGCCAATTTCCGGAAAGAATTACACACCTAAGCTACATTCTATAGAATGTCGTATTAATGCAGAGGATCCGTTTAATGGGTTTCGTCCATCGCCAGGTGTTATTACAACGTTACATGCCCCAGGAGGTCACGGAGTACGTTTAGATACACATGTTTATGCCGGTTATGCGATACCACCTAATTACGATTCTATGATTGCTAAATTAATTACAACAGCGCAAACTAGAGAAGAGGCCATTAATAAAATGAAGCGAGCTTTAGATGAGTTTGTAATAGAAGGTATTAAAACGACGATTCCATTTCATAGGCAACTTATGGATCATCCAGATTATTTAGCTGGAAACTATACGACTAAGTTTATGGAAGACTTCGTAATAGAAAAAGAAACAACAGAAGAATAA
- a CDS encoding NAD(P)/FAD-dependent oxidoreductase codes for MDLSYWEIKSWLTNVDFTIVGSGIVGLNCALNLKERFPKANILILEKGILPQGASTKNAGFACFGSLSEILDDLKSHTEADVIELVKKRVVGLQLLRKTLGDETINYKGLGGYELFTKENSLLEECLSKKEHINKLLQPIFKEAVFSIKPNSFKFQNIKSQYIFNPFEGQIDTGKMMLSLTGLVLKKGIKILNNITVESFSENINAVKIKTDQFEFSTSKLLIATNGFASQLIDENVTPARAQVLITKPIKKLHIQGTFHLDKGYYYFRNIDDRILLGGGRHLDFKGEETMEFNQTDLIQNKLETLLKMTILPETSFEIDHRWSGIMGLGNQKKMVVKQLSNHVFCGVRLGGMGVAIGSLVGKGLADLVSV; via the coding sequence ATGGACTTATCCTATTGGGAAATAAAAAGCTGGTTAACTAATGTCGATTTTACCATTGTAGGTAGTGGTATTGTTGGATTAAACTGCGCTTTAAATTTAAAAGAGCGTTTTCCAAAAGCTAATATTCTGATACTGGAAAAAGGTATTTTACCTCAAGGAGCAAGTACTAAGAATGCTGGATTTGCTTGCTTTGGCAGCTTGAGTGAAATTCTTGATGATTTAAAGTCGCATACCGAAGCAGACGTTATAGAACTCGTAAAAAAACGAGTTGTTGGATTGCAATTATTACGTAAAACTTTAGGAGACGAAACCATTAACTATAAAGGACTTGGAGGTTATGAGTTGTTTACAAAAGAAAATAGTTTATTAGAAGAATGTCTTTCAAAAAAAGAACATATCAACAAATTGCTTCAACCCATATTTAAGGAAGCTGTTTTTAGTATAAAGCCCAATAGTTTTAAATTTCAGAATATAAAGAGTCAATATATTTTCAATCCATTTGAAGGACAAATTGATACGGGAAAAATGATGTTGTCGTTAACGGGATTAGTGTTAAAAAAAGGGATAAAAATTCTTAATAATATAACTGTTGAAAGTTTTTCAGAAAATATCAATGCAGTAAAAATAAAAACCGATCAATTTGAGTTTTCAACGTCTAAATTATTAATTGCTACTAATGGTTTTGCATCACAATTAATAGACGAAAATGTAACACCGGCTCGTGCACAAGTGCTAATTACAAAGCCTATAAAAAAGCTTCATATACAAGGGACTTTTCATTTAGATAAGGGCTACTATTATTTTAGAAATATTGATGATAGAATTTTACTTGGAGGGGGTAGGCATCTAGATTTTAAAGGAGAAGAAACCATGGAGTTTAACCAAACAGACTTAATTCAAAATAAATTAGAAACACTTTTAAAAATGACTATTTTACCAGAAACTAGTTTTGAAATTGATCATAGGTGGAGTGGTATTATGGGCTTGGGGAATCAGAAAAAGATGGTTGTGAAACAGTTGTCAAATCATGTGTTCTGTGGTGTTCGTTTAGGAGGTATGGGAGTTGCTATTGGGAGTTTAGTTGGAAAGGGTTTAGCAGATTTGGTTTCTGTGTAA
- the mtgA gene encoding monofunctional biosynthetic peptidoglycan transglycosylase, translating into MIKHFFKFIFKIILWFIVLSVGLVFLYKWVPVPATPLMIIRCFETSDDKKETLWKHDWVSIDNISKNLQLAVICSEDQNFLTHKGFDIKAIEKAYENNKRGKKLKGASTISQQTAKNVFLWPQRSWLRKGLEAYFTFLIEWMWSKERIIEVYLNSIEMGHGVYGAEEASQYWFKKSASKLSQLEAAAIAAILPNPRVYKANPASNYIQARKVWIVKQMNYFGPLDYSKKDGKRLKN; encoded by the coding sequence TTGATAAAGCATTTTTTCAAATTCATATTTAAAATTATACTGTGGTTCATTGTATTATCTGTAGGGCTTGTTTTTCTATATAAATGGGTGCCTGTTCCTGCTACGCCACTTATGATAATAAGATGTTTTGAAACATCAGATGATAAAAAAGAAACACTTTGGAAACATGATTGGGTATCGATTGATAATATTTCCAAGAACTTACAATTGGCAGTTATTTGTAGTGAAGATCAAAACTTTTTAACTCATAAAGGATTTGATATAAAAGCTATTGAAAAAGCTTATGAGAACAATAAAAGAGGTAAAAAACTAAAAGGAGCTAGTACGATAAGCCAGCAAACAGCAAAAAACGTTTTTTTATGGCCGCAACGTAGTTGGTTACGTAAAGGTTTAGAAGCCTATTTTACTTTTTTAATTGAATGGATGTGGTCTAAAGAACGTATTATCGAGGTTTATTTGAATAGTATAGAAATGGGGCACGGGGTTTATGGAGCAGAAGAAGCGTCACAGTATTGGTTTAAAAAATCAGCAAGTAAGTTATCACAATTAGAAGCCGCTGCCATTGCTGCTATTTTGCCAAACCCAAGAGTTTATAAAGCAAACCCGGCTTCAAATTACATTCAAGCCAGAAAGGTTTGGATTGTAAAACAAATGAATTATTTTGGACCATTAGATTATTCTAAGAAAGATGGAAAACGCCTTAAAAATTAA
- a CDS encoding GreA/GreB family elongation factor yields MENALKIKEDLYLQCLDIINGRLQTVQNTINEIQVSLTSETKSSAGDKHETGRAMLQLEREKAGNQLAEIQKIKEILFKIDVSKTLKVVGLGSVVYTSQANYFIAISAGELTIDGVQFYAISPSTPIGALLIGKSVDDTIVFREQKFKIIKIF; encoded by the coding sequence ATGGAAAACGCCTTAAAAATTAAAGAAGATCTTTATTTGCAATGTTTGGATATTATAAATGGAAGGCTTCAAACTGTGCAGAATACCATAAACGAAATTCAGGTTTCATTAACTTCAGAAACCAAAAGCAGTGCAGGCGATAAACATGAAACGGGACGTGCGATGCTACAGCTAGAACGTGAAAAAGCAGGAAATCAACTGGCAGAGATTCAAAAAATTAAAGAAATTCTATTTAAAATAGATGTTTCAAAAACACTAAAAGTAGTTGGTTTAGGAAGCGTTGTCTACACCTCACAGGCCAATTATTTTATAGCTATTAGCGCTGGGGAGTTAACTATTGATGGAGTTCAGTTTTATGCTATTTCTCCCAGTACGCCTATTGGGGCATTGCTGATTGGGAAAAGCGTTGATGACACGATTGTTTTTAGAGAACAGAAGTTTAAGATTATAAAAATATTTTAA
- a CDS encoding RNA polymerase sigma-70 factor, giving the protein MPKLPQDLELFKKLQEENSTEFLNIIFLKYHDILLTFAIRYLNKVDAEEVVSDIFFLLWQKRKQIHLKTSLKGYLLSTTRNKCINTIKRQHVLLEDIAKIDYTIIANTPIRPDQSIEYEEIKKLLDFFIEKLPSKCKLIFKLNRENNLSYKEISNELDISINTVNTQMYRALKFLKEKIIFDTV; this is encoded by the coding sequence ATGCCTAAATTGCCCCAAGATTTAGAATTATTTAAAAAGCTTCAAGAAGAGAATAGCACAGAATTCTTAAATATTATATTCCTGAAATATCATGATATACTACTAACTTTTGCTATACGTTATCTAAATAAAGTAGATGCAGAAGAAGTTGTATCTGATATTTTTTTTCTGTTATGGCAAAAGAGAAAACAAATACATTTAAAAACATCTCTTAAAGGCTATTTATTGTCAACCACACGCAATAAGTGTATTAATACTATAAAAAGACAACATGTTTTATTAGAAGATATTGCAAAAATAGATTATACCATAATCGCTAACACTCCTATTAGACCTGATCAATCTATAGAATATGAAGAAATAAAAAAATTATTAGATTTTTTTATTGAAAAACTTCCCTCAAAATGTAAACTGATTTTTAAATTAAACAGAGAAAATAACCTTAGTTACAAGGAAATAAGTAATGAATTAGACATCTCTATTAATACTGTAAATACACAGATGTATAGGGCTTTAAAGTTTCTTAAAGAAAAAATTATTTTCGATACTGTCTAA
- a CDS encoding PI-PLC domain-containing protein: MKKVNKIKLVVFLVVNFVFITESVAQGASSINSQRRYDEVSWLITHNANNNRTDGPGGFFGCLGGGNQSRGIQKQLEDGIRNFMVDIYRVNGELRLKHGSPNMCMMDAKDFNNIIGNWLENHPLDIITLHIESGPNLGISGLNDIFFGRRNGYKNMSRFIYNHKTFESVNRPKGAGSDVYPTIQEMLDADKQLVIFTGTNYNSDLYRYEFLHTAQNPYRAGQVSELADRDKFRVERGIDHKTILTINHFAGDAPTYNGDVNKSKEANAGVWVKATNAWYYFGHRPSIAVDYYSLSNGSLALTQINNLNKINEVRGRFIDVANPSNHVRGVKAYVAEFRNGSWEKVKDVAYKGVRAKWHLFYSLPARVNDNRAIFFEHPDFTFSPEFINVGNYKGNNSETFVVNINATRKNTSKIDDGKTVEGNDNILITNLETLEDKIIFNNKTNIDSVIEAKLYDLSGRLIDTMAPKIIEGTSKIEWNTTKNLKGIYVIKELIEGEFFVKKMLFY, translated from the coding sequence ATGAAAAAAGTAAACAAGATTAAATTAGTAGTATTTTTAGTTGTAAATTTTGTGTTTATAACTGAAAGCGTTGCTCAAGGAGCTAGCAGCATAAACTCTCAACGGAGGTATGATGAAGTTTCATGGTTAATAACACATAACGCTAACAATAATAGGACAGATGGTCCTGGCGGGTTTTTTGGTTGTCTTGGAGGAGGAAATCAGAGTAGAGGAATCCAAAAACAATTAGAAGATGGTATTCGAAATTTTATGGTGGATATATATCGTGTAAATGGCGAACTTAGATTGAAACACGGTAGTCCAAATATGTGTATGATGGATGCTAAGGATTTCAATAATATTATTGGAAATTGGCTGGAAAACCATCCATTAGATATTATTACACTTCATATAGAAAGTGGTCCTAATTTAGGTATATCTGGTTTAAATGATATCTTTTTTGGACGACGAAACGGTTATAAAAATATGTCGCGATTTATTTATAATCATAAAACCTTTGAAAGTGTTAATAGACCAAAGGGCGCAGGCTCTGATGTCTACCCTACAATTCAGGAAATGTTGGATGCAGACAAGCAGCTAGTTATTTTTACTGGGACAAATTATAATAGTGATTTGTATCGATATGAATTTTTGCATACGGCTCAAAATCCGTATCGTGCAGGTCAGGTAAGTGAACTTGCAGACAGAGATAAATTTCGTGTAGAAAGAGGAATAGACCATAAAACAATTCTAACAATTAATCATTTTGCTGGAGATGCTCCAACATACAATGGAGACGTTAATAAATCTAAAGAAGCAAATGCGGGAGTGTGGGTTAAAGCAACAAATGCATGGTATTATTTTGGACACCGCCCTTCTATAGCTGTAGATTACTACAGTCTTTCCAATGGTAGTCTGGCATTGACTCAAATAAATAATTTAAATAAAATAAATGAAGTTAGAGGGAGGTTTATAGACGTTGCAAATCCTAGTAATCATGTAAGGGGTGTTAAAGCATATGTTGCTGAATTTCGAAATGGTTCCTGGGAAAAAGTTAAAGACGTAGCGTATAAAGGTGTAAGAGCAAAATGGCATTTATTCTATTCTTTACCAGCAAGAGTTAATGATAACCGTGCTATATTTTTTGAACACCCTGATTTTACATTTTCTCCTGAATTTATAAATGTAGGTAATTACAAAGGAAATAACAGTGAAACATTTGTTGTAAACATTAATGCAACTAGAAAAAATACATCAAAAATAGATGATGGAAAAACAGTTGAAGGTAATGACAATATATTGATTACTAATTTGGAAACTTTAGAAGATAAAATAATCTTTAATAATAAGACGAATATTGATAGCGTCATAGAAGCTAAATTATATGATTTGTCAGGAAGATTAATTGACACAATGGCTCCAAAAATAATTGAAGGAACCTCAAAGATTGAGTGGAATACAACTAAAAATTTAAAAGGGATTTATGTCATAAAAGAACTTATAGAAGGCGAGTTTTTTGTTAAGAAGATGCTTTTTTATTAG
- a CDS encoding ABC transporter ATP-binding protein produces MLQVKNISFRYKKQAVLNNISFNVKTGEHISIIGESGSGKSTLLKLLYGTYDLYEGHIFWNDIEILGPKYNLIIGPEFMKYVAQEFDLMPFITVSENIGAFLSNFYPEEKQDRINELLDVVELKPFATTKVKELSGGQKQRVALARAIAKQPEIILLDEPFSHIDNFKKQSLRRSLFKYLKKKNITCIVATHDKDDVLSFSDNMIVLHNSKIIAKNTPQKLYNKPKNKLIASFFEEFNEIDGKITYANQLEVVDKSNLKTIVKHSYYKGFYYLIEADLNGKIIFFEHNTQLENGKIVFVNHI; encoded by the coding sequence ATGCTTCAGGTAAAAAACATATCATTTCGCTATAAAAAACAGGCTGTTTTAAACAACATTAGTTTCAATGTTAAAACGGGAGAACACATTTCTATTATAGGAGAAAGTGGTTCTGGTAAAAGTACCCTTCTGAAATTACTTTACGGCACTTACGATTTATACGAGGGACATATTTTTTGGAACGATATTGAAATTTTAGGGCCTAAATATAATCTAATTATTGGTCCAGAATTCATGAAATATGTAGCCCAGGAATTCGACTTGATGCCTTTTATTACCGTTTCTGAAAATATTGGTGCCTTTCTATCTAATTTCTACCCAGAAGAAAAGCAAGATCGCATTAACGAGCTATTAGATGTTGTAGAATTAAAGCCTTTTGCAACGACAAAAGTTAAAGAATTAAGCGGCGGACAAAAACAACGCGTAGCTTTAGCCAGAGCTATTGCAAAACAACCTGAAATAATTTTATTAGACGAGCCTTTTAGCCATATTGATAATTTTAAAAAACAATCTTTACGTAGAAGTTTATTCAAATACTTAAAAAAAAAGAACATTACCTGTATTGTGGCTACTCACGACAAGGATGATGTATTGTCATTTTCAGATAATATGATTGTGCTTCATAATTCAAAAATCATAGCTAAAAACACACCTCAGAAACTATATAATAAACCCAAAAACAAACTTATAGCTTCTTTTTTTGAAGAATTTAATGAGATAGATGGTAAAATCACCTATGCCAATCAACTAGAAGTTGTTGATAAATCCAATTTAAAAACCATTGTAAAACATTCATATTATAAAGGATTCTATTATCTAATTGAGGCCGATTTGAATGGGAAGATTATATTCTTTGAGCATAATACTCAACTTGAAAATGGCAAAATTGTCTTCGTAAATCATATTTAA
- a CDS encoding FAD-dependent monooxygenase, with product MNIDIIGAGIGGLTTAIALEQKGIKTRIFEQAERIKPVGAGIILANNAMQVYEKLGLRKIIEENGNPICSMNITKSNLKPLSKIDLSYFEQKHNVKNIAIHRGALQQILIDKLKSTQINLNHKLTSITKNSNGYYLKFENDAQVQSSAVLGADGLNSIVRKNIFPNNSIRNANQICWRGITEYDLPIKYKNELNEAWGKSDRFGFVQIAENRVYWYALKSFKKNKNEFSINDLELYFNGYNSIVKNIIKSTKKEQINAAEISDLKPTNTWFKENVCLIGDAAHATTPNMGQGACQAIEDAFVLSECLDKYEIIKAFTEYQKLRLPKAHQVVKASWLVGKMAHLKNPILIGLRNQMLRLTPSSANRKQNEQIFQLAEI from the coding sequence ATGAATATAGATATTATTGGAGCTGGAATAGGAGGATTAACTACTGCAATTGCACTTGAACAAAAAGGAATTAAAACAAGAATATTTGAACAAGCTGAACGAATAAAACCAGTTGGAGCTGGAATTATTTTAGCCAATAATGCAATGCAGGTTTATGAAAAGTTAGGTTTGCGGAAAATAATTGAAGAGAACGGAAATCCAATTTGTTCAATGAATATTACCAAATCCAATCTAAAACCACTTTCTAAAATTGACTTGTCTTATTTTGAGCAAAAACATAATGTTAAAAACATTGCAATTCACAGAGGAGCATTGCAACAAATTTTGATTGATAAGTTAAAATCTACCCAAATTAACCTAAACCATAAACTTACTTCTATTACAAAAAACTCAAATGGATACTATTTGAAATTTGAAAATGATGCACAAGTCCAATCCTCAGCAGTTTTAGGAGCAGACGGACTAAATTCTATTGTTAGAAAAAATATATTTCCAAACAATAGTATAAGAAATGCAAATCAAATATGCTGGAGAGGAATTACTGAATACGATTTACCAATAAAATATAAAAACGAATTAAACGAAGCTTGGGGAAAATCAGACCGTTTTGGTTTTGTTCAAATTGCAGAAAATAGAGTTTATTGGTACGCTTTAAAATCATTCAAAAAAAACAAAAATGAATTCTCTATCAACGATTTAGAACTATATTTTAATGGTTACAATTCAATAGTTAAAAACATCATAAAATCGACGAAAAAAGAACAAATAAATGCTGCCGAAATTTCAGATTTAAAACCAACAAACACTTGGTTTAAAGAAAATGTCTGTTTAATCGGAGATGCAGCACACGCTACTACACCAAACATGGGACAAGGTGCCTGTCAAGCTATAGAAGATGCTTTTGTGCTTTCAGAATGTTTAGACAAATATGAAATTATCAAAGCATTTACTGAGTATCAAAAACTAAGATTACCAAAAGCCCATCAAGTAGTTAAAGCAAGTTGGCTCGTTGGAAAGATGGCACATCTTAAAAATCCAATATTAATTGGTTTACGCAATCAAATGTTAAGGTTAACGCCTTCTTCGGCTAACAGAAAACAGAATGAACAGATTTTTCAATTAGCAGAAATATGA
- a CDS encoding LysE family translocator produces MIPINDLLLFGLASLIMVLSPGPNMIYLISRSLSQGKKAGIISLFGVMCGFLFHILMVSFGLTAIFFAVPYAFVVVKFLGVGYLLYLAYNTVKSKNKIFDADQNLKTDKPLKLFNIGLLTNILNPKMAVFYLSFFPQFIKPEYGSILSQSFQLGLIQIIISFSVNFLIVISAARMASWFSKKPIWLRIQKWFMASVLTGLAVKMALAKAK; encoded by the coding sequence ATGATACCGATTAACGATTTACTACTATTTGGATTAGCCTCATTGATTATGGTACTTTCACCTGGACCCAATATGATTTATTTGATTTCAAGATCATTATCGCAGGGAAAAAAAGCTGGGATTATTTCTCTTTTTGGAGTAATGTGTGGATTTTTATTCCATATCCTTATGGTGTCTTTTGGACTGACTGCAATATTTTTTGCTGTGCCTTATGCTTTTGTAGTGGTTAAATTTCTTGGAGTCGGATACTTATTATATTTAGCTTATAATACTGTTAAATCAAAAAACAAAATTTTTGACGCTGACCAAAACCTAAAAACGGACAAACCCCTTAAACTCTTTAATATTGGACTTCTGACTAATATCTTGAATCCAAAGATGGCAGTATTTTATCTTTCGTTTTTCCCTCAATTTATCAAGCCTGAATATGGCTCGATTTTAAGTCAAAGTTTTCAACTCGGTTTAATTCAAATAATAATCAGTTTTTCAGTTAATTTTTTGATTGTTATATCTGCTGCTAGAATGGCAAGTTGGTTCTCGAAAAAACCAATTTGGTTAAGAATACAAAAATGGTTTATGGCTTCTGTATTAACTGGGCTTGCCGTGAAAATGGCATTAGCAAAAGCGAAATAA
- a CDS encoding RagB/SusD family nutrient uptake outer membrane protein, whose translation MKIKTYIFALLAIVLLGCSKDDKSVEIQTGSIVLEIAFKDGSGPIFDAIVSIETISQQKVTGVDGLVTFENVEIGNYEVSVSVPFNDIVTKGNVVVEVGKTTNGVILIDHPNVVTPEKIDIDKLLNICYQSLVSDNIFGANGYAAYWGDVGVDVLMSNTNFNFPTRKLDTYDYSSTDKIIEDIWTNHYQVIRKTNIGIEAIETSEYVTELNTDENIAKAEFSFLRALTYFNLVKLFGNPVLVISTEIPSDNTSVVQDPLKVYEVIESDLIFAESNLRQSNVKNRASVSAAQALLGKVYLQMAGFPLLQSDKYLKALEQFNKLEGLYELETNYGDIFDSDKTANSSEVIFSIDFTIPNDPNLKSWDWFYWGPLEVTERDFFLLAPNFIKGYFKNPNDLDNPVSFPLNIEDNRFFENIASFTIQNNASVNAEDTANWRPYKFSENYQEGKSFQLPYLRYADILLMIAETENAINGGPTSKAYDAINKVRRRAFGNTTNDVTPGLNQQDFLDVLFKERLLELCFEGHRKDDLIRIQKLESVIENHNASNSQNMKNYQSYKHILPIPELEINLNSGVFQNPGY comes from the coding sequence ATGAAGATAAAAACATACATTTTTGCATTATTAGCTATCGTTTTATTAGGATGCTCAAAAGACGATAAATCTGTTGAAATTCAGACCGGAAGTATTGTATTGGAAATTGCATTTAAAGATGGTAGTGGTCCTATATTTGATGCTATTGTGTCTATTGAAACTATTTCACAACAAAAAGTTACTGGTGTTGATGGATTAGTAACTTTTGAAAATGTAGAAATAGGAAACTATGAGGTCTCTGTTAGTGTTCCATTTAATGATATTGTTACAAAAGGCAATGTTGTGGTAGAAGTAGGTAAAACCACAAATGGAGTAATTCTCATAGATCATCCCAATGTAGTAACTCCAGAAAAGATTGATATTGATAAGTTACTGAATATTTGTTATCAAAGTTTAGTTTCTGATAATATTTTTGGAGCAAATGGTTATGCTGCATACTGGGGAGATGTTGGAGTAGATGTATTGATGAGTAACACTAATTTTAATTTTCCAACCCGCAAATTGGATACTTATGATTATAGTTCGACCGATAAAATAATAGAAGATATATGGACAAATCATTACCAAGTTATTAGGAAAACGAATATTGGTATTGAAGCGATTGAAACTTCAGAATATGTTACTGAATTGAATACCGATGAAAACATTGCTAAAGCAGAATTCAGCTTTTTAAGAGCGCTTACCTATTTTAACTTGGTCAAGTTATTTGGAAACCCAGTATTAGTTATTTCTACTGAAATACCTTCAGATAACACTTCTGTTGTTCAAGATCCATTAAAAGTTTATGAAGTTATAGAGTCGGATTTAATTTTTGCAGAAAGTAATTTGAGGCAGTCAAACGTAAAGAATAGAGCTTCAGTTTCTGCAGCTCAAGCTTTATTGGGTAAAGTTTATTTACAAATGGCAGGTTTTCCTTTGTTACAAAGTGATAAGTATTTAAAAGCTTTAGAGCAATTTAATAAATTGGAGGGGCTCTATGAGTTAGAAACAAATTATGGTGATATCTTTGATAGTGATAAAACAGCAAATAGTAGTGAGGTAATTTTCTCAATAGATTTTACCATTCCTAATGATCCTAACTTAAAGAGCTGGGATTGGTTCTATTGGGGACCTTTAGAAGTTACAGAACGAGACTTTTTTTTACTAGCACCTAACTTTATTAAAGGTTACTTTAAAAATCCAAATGACTTAGATAACCCTGTGTCATTTCCTCTGAATATTGAAGATAATAGGTTTTTTGAAAATATAGCATCGTTTACAATTCAAAATAATGCTTCTGTAAATGCCGAAGATACTGCAAATTGGCGTCCATATAAATTTAGTGAGAACTACCAAGAAGGTAAATCATTCCAATTACCGTATCTAAGATATGCAGATATACTTTTAATGATAGCTGAAACAGAGAATGCAATTAATGGTGGTCCAACAAGTAAAGCATATGATGCTATTAATAAAGTAAGAAGAAGAGCTTTTGGAAATACAACAAATGATGTAACACCAGGACTTAATCAACAAGACTTTTTAGATGTTTTATTTAAAGAAAGACTTCTGGAATTATGTTTTGAAGGACATCGAAAAGATGATTTAATTAGAATACAGAAATTGGAGAGTGTTATAGAAAACCATAATGCAAGTAATTCCCAAAACATGAAAAACTATCAATCGTATAAACATATTTTACCAATACCCGAATTAGAGATAAATCTTAATTCAGGAGTTTTTCAAAATCCAGGATATTAA